Proteins from a genomic interval of Nerophis lumbriciformis linkage group LG01, RoL_Nlum_v2.1, whole genome shotgun sequence:
- the haus7 gene encoding HAUS augmin-like complex subunit 7: MADASKETERAHRIYTSLLAAPCPLLEGVHLQDSEDMLQVLCTPSQLRTDILTWICCSIDPNFGNLKEKASKVRDPDILTRGIAAFGQDLMLCKRDNLDLIKGDANCRQQLQFLEQLVAVVLDCHVSTEQGAEMLLNTLFAAESLPHLTQMLTPSLDPHWPSNTTVFVHKNSKSNLKPRRDNAENIAAVIQSTRSMLEKLQSECHFLKDGVPSSRVFTPSALHLALGDLQQLMTTFCHVYETDLKACCAREPPSFSAETEVFQRVHGLLLACNTELEMLKEVSEASVCVSDQVQQTELYCGSQGKKGTLSDQLEELTKRYKDYVSRLHSSMHQ; encoded by the exons ATGGCGGACGCTTCAAAAGAGACGGAGCGAGCCCATCGAATTTATACAAGTCTTCtg GCTGCGCCCTGTCCCCTGCTGGAAGGTGTGCACTTGCAGGATTCTGAGGACATGTTGCAGGTCCTCTGCACTCCATCCCAGCTACGCACTGACATCCTGACCTGGATCTGCTGCAG TATAGACCCAAACTTTGGCAATTTGAAAGAGAAGGCGTCGAAGGTCCGAGACCCTGATATTTTGACCAGAG GGATTGCTGCTTTTGGCCAGGACCTGATGCTGTGCAAAAGAGACAACCTGGACTTGATAAAG GGTGACGCAAATTGCCGCCAGCAGCTTCAGTTCTTGGAGCAACTTGTCGCTGTGGTCCTGGACTGCCACGTGTCCACTGAGCAGGGTGCAGAGATGCTCTTGAACACGCTCTTTGCTGCAGAGAGTCTGCCTCATCTCACTCAGATGTTGACACCTTCACTGGACCCTCACTGGCCCTCCAACACCAC GGTTTTTGTACACAAGAATTCCAAATCCAATCTCAAGCCAAGAAGAGACAACGCTGAGAACATTGCTGCCGTCATCCAGTCTACTCGCTCCATGCTGGAGAAGCTACAGTCTGAG TGCCACTTCCTAAAAGATGGGGTGCCAAGTTCCCGCGTCTTCACCCCCAGCGCGCTGCATTTGGCGCTGGGCGACCTCCAGCAGTTGATGACCACATTCTGCCACGTGTATGAGACGGACCTGAAAGCGTGCTGTGCTCGAGAGCCGCCGAGTTTTAGCGCAGAGACCGAAGTCTTCCAGAGAGTCCACGGACTGCTGCTGGCCTGCAACacg GAGTTGGAAATGCTGAAGGAAGTGTCGGAAGCATCGGTGTGTGTGAGCGACCAAGTGCAGCAAACAGAACTGTACTGCGGGAGTCAAGGAAAGAAAGGCACTTTAT CTGATCAACTGGAGGAACTCACCAAGCGCTacaaagactatgtctcccgcctTCATTCATCCATGCACCAATAA
- the mrpl49 gene encoding large ribosomal subunit protein mL49 yields the protein MANSLTGSYLSTSAALTTLSQSNMAVCYGFRALLLRGALRGAFGFHQRLPGPPGAIVGRRSVCVRAPDAVVEESTDEYSFVERLIPPTRVPSPPQHAGPTPSGWTPPAESPPALPYMIRRSRMHNIPVYTDLTHGNRKMTLVRKVEGDIWALEKDVKEYLKHVTGKELATQVNEVTMTLKVKGHFDKELKEMLSTKGF from the coding sequence ATGGCGAACTCATTGACAGGAAGCTACTTGAGTACTTCCGCCGCCCTCACCACCCTTTCCCAATCCAATATGGCGGTCTGTTACGGCTTTCGCGCACTTCTTCTACGCGGCGCTCTGCGAGGAGCCTTTGGTTTCCACCAACGGCTACCAGGACCCCCAGGCGCCATTGTAGGTCGCAGGAGCGTTTGTGTCAGAGCACCAGACGCGGTAGTAGAGGAGTCCACGGATGAATACTCATTCGTCGAGCGTCTCATCCCGCCGACACGCGTGCCCTCTCCGCCCCAACACGCAGGGCCGACCCCGTCCGGTTGGACACCTCCGGCAGAGTCGCCGCCGGCTCTTCCTTACATGATACGCCGCTCCCGCATGCACAACATTCCGGTCTACACGGACCTGACCCACGGCAACCGCAAGATGACGTTGGTCCGGAAGGTGGAGGGTGACATCTGGGCTTTGGAGAAAGACGTCAAAGAGTACCTGAAGCACGTGACCGGCAAAGAACTGGCCACGCAGGTCAACGAGGTGACGATGACGCTGAAGGTCAAAGGTCATTTCGACAAGGAGCTGAAGGAGATGTTGAGCACGAAAGGCTTCTGA